Proteins encoded by one window of Nocardia goodfellowii:
- a CDS encoding ribonuclease HII, which translates to MGYTRSTTCWPPRVVMRKAGGLRTLEAALIRSGLGPVAGVDEAGRGPCAGPLVVAACLLAPKAYDRLGGLDDSKKLSEATREELFPIIQRLALAYQVVVVPAWEIDAIGIHVANIEGMRRAVAGLGQTPGYVLTDGFRVPGIPAPSLPVIGGDAAAACIAAASILAKVTRDRIMVELDQRLPGYGFAAHKGYNTPEHTEALQRLGPSSEHRRSWRNVRETAGLVPVDPALEYADAVLAEDAQQGRVASDAVHAR; encoded by the coding sequence GTGGGGTACACCCGGAGCACCACTTGTTGGCCGCCACGCGTCGTCATGCGCAAGGCGGGCGGTTTGCGCACCCTGGAGGCGGCGCTGATCCGCAGCGGGCTGGGCCCGGTCGCGGGCGTCGACGAAGCCGGGCGCGGTCCCTGTGCGGGTCCGCTGGTGGTCGCCGCCTGCTTGCTCGCTCCCAAGGCCTACGACCGGCTCGGCGGGCTCGACGACTCCAAGAAGCTCAGCGAAGCCACCCGCGAGGAGCTGTTTCCGATCATCCAGCGGCTGGCCCTGGCCTATCAGGTCGTGGTCGTCCCGGCCTGGGAGATCGATGCCATCGGCATCCACGTCGCCAATATCGAAGGTATGCGCCGCGCGGTCGCCGGCCTCGGGCAGACGCCGGGCTACGTGCTCACCGACGGTTTCCGGGTGCCCGGCATCCCCGCGCCGTCACTGCCGGTGATCGGCGGCGACGCGGCGGCCGCCTGCATCGCGGCCGCCAGCATCCTGGCCAAGGTCACCCGCGACCGGATCATGGTCGAGCTGGACCAGCGCCTGCCCGGCTACGGCTTCGCCGCGCACAAGGGCTACAACACGCCCGAGCACACCGAGGCGTTGCAGCGGCTGGGGCCCAGCAGCGAGCATCGGCGTTCCTGGCGCAATGTGCGGGAAACGGCGGGCCTCGTGCCCGTCGATCCGGCCCTGGAATACGCCGACGCGGTGCTGGCCGAGGATGCGCAACAAGGCCGGGTGGCTAGCGACGCGGTGCATGCGAGATGA
- a CDS encoding DUF2469 domain-containing protein, which translates to MSAEDLEKYETEMELSLYREYKDIVGQFSYVVETERRFYLANSVELRPQNADGEVYFEVRMSDAWVWDMYRPARFVKHVRVITFKDVNIEELEKPDLRLPE; encoded by the coding sequence ATGAGTGCCGAGGACCTCGAGAAGTACGAAACCGAGATGGAACTCTCGCTGTATCGCGAGTACAAAGACATCGTCGGTCAGTTCTCGTACGTGGTGGAGACCGAACGCCGCTTCTACCTCGCCAATTCCGTCGAGCTACGGCCGCAGAACGCCGACGGCGAGGTGTACTTCGAAGTGCGTATGAGCGATGCCTGGGTGTGGGATATGTACCGCCCGGCGCGTTTCGTCAAACACGTCCGGGTGATCACCTTCAAGGACGTGAATATCGAAGAGCTGGAGAAGCCGGACCTGCGGCTTCCCGAATAG
- a CDS encoding YraN family protein yields MTDNKALGARGEELAARYLLATGWEIVGRNWRCRFGELDLIAHDSKVTAFIEVKTRRGLGFGRPEESVTYQKRRRIRQLALLWLHEQDGPFRWVRFDVISVLLLPGEQPAIEHLEAVF; encoded by the coding sequence GTGACGGATAACAAGGCGCTCGGCGCGCGAGGCGAAGAGCTGGCGGCGCGGTACCTGCTGGCGACCGGCTGGGAGATCGTCGGCCGGAACTGGCGGTGCCGCTTCGGGGAACTGGATCTCATCGCCCACGATTCGAAGGTCACCGCGTTCATCGAGGTGAAGACCAGACGCGGCCTCGGTTTCGGCCGCCCCGAAGAGTCGGTCACCTACCAGAAGCGACGGCGTATCCGGCAGCTCGCGCTGCTGTGGTTACACGAACAGGACGGGCCGTTCCGCTGGGTCCGGTTCGACGTGATCTCGGTGCTGCTGCTGCCGGGTGAGCAACCCGCCATCGAACATCTCGAGGCGGTGTTCTGA
- a CDS encoding YifB family Mg chelatase-like AAA ATPase gives MPLGRAHSVAVTGVDGQIVEIEADIGQGLPSVHLVGLPDTALQESRNRVRSAVANSGEKWPDGRVILALSPATLPKVGSVYDLALAVSVLDAAGAVPAERLAKTVVLGELALDGRLRRVRGILPAVIAARNAGWPTVVVPEPALAEAGLVDGIEVLGAPSLRAMVAWLRGEGTLIEPAGALPPALHTGGDLSEVVGQDEARWALEVAAAGGHHLLLTGPPGIGKTMLAQRLPGLLPPLSESEALEVTAIHSMAGLLSDNHPLITMPPFVAPHHSTSAAAMVGGGSGSARPGAVSCAHRGVLFLDECAEIGTKVLEALRTPLEEGEIRIARRDGVARYPARFQLILAANPCPCAPARDVDCICAPMARRRYLGKLSGPLIDRIDIWVQMRGHSGAGFSSEKAEPSAVVRTRVAAARRAAAARWKDDGWTTNAEVPGHVLRQQFRLPHDSIAPIEAALRMGRMSARGADRAIRVAWTISDLRGAPIPSAQDVMLALNFRQRGAQ, from the coding sequence ATGCCCCTCGGACGCGCGCACTCGGTCGCGGTCACCGGCGTGGATGGGCAGATCGTGGAGATCGAGGCCGATATCGGCCAGGGCCTGCCCTCGGTGCACCTCGTCGGCTTGCCCGACACGGCTTTGCAGGAATCGCGGAACCGGGTGCGCTCGGCGGTCGCGAACTCGGGCGAGAAGTGGCCCGACGGCCGGGTGATCCTGGCGTTGTCACCGGCCACGCTGCCCAAGGTGGGCAGCGTGTACGACCTCGCGCTGGCGGTCTCGGTCCTGGACGCGGCGGGCGCGGTGCCCGCCGAACGGCTGGCCAAGACCGTGGTACTCGGCGAGCTCGCCCTGGACGGCCGGTTGCGGCGGGTGCGCGGCATCCTGCCCGCGGTGATCGCCGCCCGCAACGCGGGCTGGCCGACGGTCGTGGTGCCCGAACCCGCACTGGCCGAGGCGGGCCTGGTCGACGGCATCGAAGTGCTCGGAGCACCCAGTCTGCGCGCGATGGTCGCCTGGTTGCGCGGCGAGGGCACACTGATCGAACCCGCCGGCGCGCTACCGCCCGCCCTGCACACCGGCGGTGACCTGAGCGAGGTCGTCGGCCAGGACGAAGCGCGCTGGGCACTGGAAGTCGCCGCCGCCGGTGGCCACCATCTGTTGCTCACCGGCCCGCCGGGCATCGGGAAAACCATGCTGGCCCAACGACTCCCGGGTCTGTTGCCGCCGCTCTCGGAATCCGAGGCGCTGGAGGTGACGGCGATCCATTCGATGGCGGGCCTGCTCTCCGACAACCACCCGCTGATCACCATGCCGCCCTTCGTCGCCCCGCACCATTCCACCTCCGCCGCGGCCATGGTCGGCGGTGGTTCCGGTTCGGCCCGGCCGGGCGCGGTCAGCTGTGCGCACCGCGGCGTGCTCTTCCTCGACGAATGCGCCGAGATAGGCACCAAGGTCCTCGAGGCGCTACGAACCCCTTTGGAAGAAGGTGAGATCCGTATCGCGCGCCGCGACGGTGTGGCCCGCTACCCGGCCCGATTCCAATTGATCCTCGCCGCCAACCCTTGCCCCTGCGCCCCCGCCCGGGATGTCGACTGCATCTGCGCCCCGATGGCGCGTCGCCGCTACCTCGGCAAGCTCTCCGGCCCCCTCATCGACCGCATCGACATCTGGGTACAGATGCGCGGCCATTCCGGAGCCGGCTTCAGCTCGGAAAAAGCTGAGCCCAGCGCCGTGGTACGAACCCGCGTGGCCGCCGCCCGCCGAGCCGCCGCCGCCCGCTGGAAAGACGACGGCTGGACCACCAACGCCGAAGTCCCCGGCCACGTCCTGCGCCAACAGTTCCGCCTACCGCACGACTCCATCGCCCCCATAGAAGCCGCCCTCCGCATGGGCCGAATGTCCGCCCGAGGCGCCGACCGCGCCATCCGAGTCGCCTGGACAATCTCCGACCTACGTGGCGCGCCCATCCCCAGCGCCCAGGACGTAATGCTGGCCTTGAACTTTCGCCAGCGGGGTGCACAGTGA
- the dprA gene encoding DNA-processing protein DprA, translating to MAWVYLSRVVEGPCAALSALIDSIGVIEAARAVRECELPEALRGPTAKRRESACAERDLELVERLGGRVVTPDDAEWPTWRLLGLRQLTAGRDQDGAVPLVLWVRGSRSLLETSERALAVVGARSSTPYGDQLTGEMVSDVAAAGWTIVSGAAYGIDAMAHRAALACGAPTIAVLACGVDRPYPAEHDRLLAEIADFGLIVSEYPPGTVARKHQFLARNRLIAALADGVLVVEAGLRSGARNTVKWARRLGRPAMAVPGSVNSASSVGCHHMIRDGEALLVTRSEEVINEAGPLQLPLPGAATPTVTPEDALTGDEATVFAALPKSGFRMPVELAGHTNLPLPTVRATLAALELAELVGVGESGWYRLAARRRGSDHL from the coding sequence GTGGCTTGGGTGTATCTGTCGCGGGTGGTTGAAGGGCCGTGTGCGGCGTTGTCGGCGCTGATCGATTCCATCGGGGTGATCGAGGCGGCGCGGGCGGTGCGGGAGTGTGAGCTGCCGGAGGCGTTGCGTGGGCCGACCGCGAAGCGGCGTGAGAGTGCTTGTGCTGAGCGGGATCTGGAGTTAGTCGAGCGCCTCGGTGGACGGGTTGTTACTCCGGATGACGCGGAGTGGCCAACCTGGCGGTTGCTCGGGCTCCGTCAGCTCACGGCGGGGCGGGATCAGGATGGGGCGGTTCCGCTCGTGTTGTGGGTGCGGGGGTCGCGGTCGTTGCTCGAGACCAGTGAGCGGGCGTTGGCGGTGGTCGGTGCGCGCAGCAGTACGCCGTACGGCGATCAGCTGACCGGGGAGATGGTGAGTGACGTCGCGGCAGCGGGATGGACGATTGTTTCCGGAGCCGCCTACGGCATCGATGCGATGGCCCATCGAGCGGCGCTGGCCTGTGGCGCCCCCACGATCGCCGTACTCGCGTGCGGCGTGGACCGCCCCTACCCGGCCGAGCACGACCGGCTACTGGCCGAGATCGCCGATTTCGGCCTGATCGTCAGCGAATACCCGCCCGGCACCGTCGCCCGAAAGCACCAATTCCTCGCCCGCAACCGGCTGATCGCCGCACTGGCCGACGGCGTCCTGGTGGTCGAGGCAGGCTTGCGCAGCGGTGCCCGCAACACCGTGAAATGGGCCCGCCGCCTGGGTCGTCCGGCCATGGCGGTACCCGGCTCGGTCAACTCGGCCTCGTCGGTGGGCTGCCACCACATGATCCGCGACGGCGAAGCGCTGCTCGTCACCCGATCGGAGGAAGTGATCAACGAAGCCGGACCGCTCCAACTGCCCTTACCCGGTGCGGCGACCCCGACTGTCACTCCCGAAGACGCACTGACCGGCGACGAGGCGACAGTCTTCGCGGCGCTCCCGAAATCCGGCTTCCGCATGCCTGTCGAACTAGCCGGCCACACCAACCTTCCGCTGCCTACGGTGCGCGCCACATTGGCCGCCCTCGAGCTGGCGGAATTGGTCGGCGTAGGCGAGAGCGGTTGGTATCGCCTGGCCGCCAGGCGTAGGGGGTCGGATCACCTTTGA
- a CDS encoding tyrosine recombinase XerC, which yields MEELPEDLEALLAEYQRHLRLGQNRSAHTVRAYLGDARSLLAHLCERAADSAVRELDLALLRSWLSVQAGKGAARSTMARRASSARTFTAWLTKNGHLTVDPGLRLGSPKAHRTLPAVLGRQQAVEAMEAAESGAAQRDPIALRDRLIVELLYATGIRVSELCGLDLDDIDRERHLIRVLGKGNKERSVPFGGPADQAIEGWLRYGRPAVVNAESGRALLLGRRGRRLDQRQARDVVHEVVSAIPGAPDMGPHGLRHSAATHLLEGGADLRVVQELLGHASMATTQLYTHVSIERLKKVHDQAHPRA from the coding sequence ATGGAGGAACTGCCTGAGGATCTGGAAGCGCTGTTGGCGGAGTATCAGCGGCATCTGCGGCTCGGGCAGAATCGGTCGGCGCATACGGTGCGGGCATACCTCGGGGATGCGCGGTCGTTGCTGGCGCATCTGTGTGAGCGGGCGGCGGATTCGGCTGTGCGCGAACTGGATTTGGCGTTGCTGCGGTCGTGGTTGTCGGTGCAGGCGGGGAAGGGGGCGGCGCGGAGCACGATGGCGCGGCGGGCCTCGTCGGCGCGGACGTTCACGGCGTGGCTGACCAAGAACGGGCACCTGACTGTCGATCCGGGGTTGCGACTCGGTTCGCCCAAGGCGCATCGCACGCTACCCGCCGTACTGGGCAGACAGCAGGCGGTGGAGGCTATGGAAGCGGCGGAATCGGGTGCTGCACAACGAGATCCGATCGCATTGCGCGATCGATTGATCGTGGAGTTGCTGTATGCGACCGGCATCCGGGTGAGCGAGTTGTGCGGTTTGGATCTCGACGACATCGACCGGGAACGGCATCTGATCCGGGTGCTCGGCAAGGGCAACAAGGAGCGGTCGGTCCCGTTCGGCGGTCCCGCCGACCAGGCGATCGAAGGGTGGTTGCGTTATGGCCGGCCCGCCGTGGTCAACGCTGAATCCGGTCGGGCGCTGTTGCTCGGCCGGCGCGGACGCAGGCTGGACCAGCGCCAGGCCAGAGACGTTGTGCACGAGGTGGTCTCGGCAATCCCTGGTGCGCCGGACATGGGACCGCACGGGCTGCGGCACAGCGCCGCCACGCACCTGCTCGAAGGCGGCGCCGACCTGCGTGTGGTCCAGGAGTTGCTGGGTCACGCCAGCATGGCGACCACTCAGCTCTACACCCACGTGTCGATCGAACGCCTGAAGAAGGTGCACGACCAGGCGCATCCGCGCGCCTGA
- a CDS encoding acetoacetate decarboxylase family protein: protein MPVRIRQARAFMASYLVADDAAQRVIDYSGLRVIRVPGNRALCTLVFVQYIDGDLGPYHEFGVSFSVGHHTATATGGLADVRALASGKAGVFIHRLPVDGEFTLAAGRGIWGFPKEIADFRVDYEGAHRHGVLHHNGELVVDLTVRPGFATPAKRGAGTSFDAYSHIDGITRCTQWDMEPAGMHARPGGADLVLGDHPWARELAGLGLPKRASMTSTIARLQMTFQDATPV, encoded by the coding sequence ATGCCGGTCCGGATCCGGCAGGCCCGTGCCTTCATGGCGTCTTACCTGGTCGCCGACGACGCCGCGCAGCGTGTCATCGACTACTCGGGGCTGCGGGTCATCCGCGTGCCGGGCAATCGAGCGCTGTGCACCCTGGTCTTCGTCCAGTACATCGATGGGGACCTCGGCCCCTACCACGAATTCGGTGTGTCGTTCTCGGTCGGCCACCACACCGCCACGGCCACCGGCGGCCTCGCCGACGTGCGGGCACTCGCGAGTGGCAAGGCGGGCGTGTTCATCCATCGCTTGCCCGTCGACGGCGAATTCACCCTGGCGGCCGGGCGCGGCATCTGGGGCTTTCCCAAGGAAATCGCCGACTTCCGCGTCGACTACGAGGGCGCGCATCGGCACGGCGTCCTGCATCACAACGGTGAACTGGTAGTCGACCTGACCGTCCGCCCCGGCTTCGCCACCCCGGCCAAGCGCGGCGCGGGCACCTCCTTCGACGCCTACTCCCACATCGACGGCATCACTCGCTGCACCCAGTGGGACATGGAACCCGCGGGCATGCACGCCCGTCCGGGCGGCGCCGACCTCGTCCTCGGTGATCACCCGTGGGCCCGGGAACTGGCCGGCCTCGGGCTGCCCAAGCGCGCCTCGATGACCTCGACCATCGCCCGGCTCCAGATGACCTTCCAGGACGCCACTCCGGTGTGA